A genomic region of Gossypium hirsutum isolate 1008001.06 chromosome D01, Gossypium_hirsutum_v2.1, whole genome shotgun sequence contains the following coding sequences:
- the LOC121213998 gene encoding transcription factor bHLH48 isoform X1: MESNAGTTETRSNVTVPDGGEVAAFESLQFTDEIHRLISAPGTDNASSFTALLELPATQVVELLHSPESVKLIVASAPNVEDFKGSFHFPSNTGLIQKDARFSVFSGEGNNKNEKSNSPEMTSKNSSANLEKAVKSEPAETVSSLPLVSDPTMENRNIKRKDREKKVKGSTKKSKTATNERLEDAEKLPYVHVRARRGQATDSHSLAERARREKINARMKLLQELVPGCNKISGTALVLDEIINHVQSLQRQVEFLSMRLATVNPRIDFNLDSLFTPESGSTMDGGNFPSLVTPLIWPDVQVNGYRKQFQHQWHFDTLKQPIWGREEVCNNYVTLENSLLSCDSSANSAATLHANQLKMEL, encoded by the exons ATGGAGTCAAACGCAGGGACGACGGAGACCAGATCTAATGTAACGGTGCCGGATGGGGGAGAAGTTGCGGCATTCGAGTCGCTCCAATTTACCGACGAAATCCACCGTTTGATTTCGGCTCCGGGAACTGATAATGCTAGTTCCTTCACGGCTCTACTTGAACTACCGGCTACACAAGTCGTTGAGCTTCTTCACTCTCCCGAGTCGGTGAAGCTCATAGTTGCTTCGGCTCCGAACGTTGAAGATTTCAAAGGCAGCTTCCATTTTCCTTCTAATACTGGTTTGATTCAAAAAGATGCAAGGTTCTCTGTGTTTTCTGGAGAAGGTAACAACAAGAATGAGAAGAGCAACTCGCCTGAAATGACGTCGAAAAATTCAAGCGCGAATCTTGAGAAGGCGGTAAAGAGTGAGCCGGCAGAAACCGTGTCATCCCTGCCGTTGGTGTCTGATCCAACGATGGAGAACCGGAATATCAAGCGGAAAGATCGAGAAAAGAAg GTTAAAGGGTcaacaaagaaaagcaaaactgcAACAAATGAGAGATTAGAGGACGCCGAGAAACTGCCTTACGTTCATGTTAGAGCTCGCCGGGGACAAGCAACCGATAGCCATAGCTTAGCAGAGAGA GCAAGAAGAGAGAAGATTAATGCACGAATGAAGCTACTACAGGAGTTGGTACCTGGATGCAATAAG ATTTCTGGTACAGCATTGGTTTTGGATGAAATCATCAACCATGTGCAGTCTCTACAACGTCAAGTGGAG TTCTTATCAATGAGACTAGCAACAGTGAACCCAAGAATTGATTTCAACCTCGATAGTTTATTCACACCAGAA AGTGGATCTACTATGGATGGTGGTAACTTCCCCAGCTTGGTTACACCTCTGATTTGGCCTGACGTTCAAGTCAATGGATACAGAAAACAGTTTCAGCACCAGTGGCATTTTGATACACTTAAGCAGCCTATTTGGGGAAGAGAAGAAGTCTGCAATAATTACGTTACTCTGGAGAACTCACTTTTAAGTTGTGACTCCTCAGCAAATTCAG CAGCAACATTGCATGCAAATCAACTGAAAATGGAGTTATGA
- the LOC121213998 gene encoding transcription factor bHLH60 isoform X3: MESNAGTTETRSNVTVPDGGEVAAFESLQFTDEIHRLISAPGTDNASSFTALLELPATQVVELLHSPESVKLIVASAPNVEDFKGSFHFPSNTGLIQKDARFSVFSGEGNNKNEKSNSPEMTSKNSSANLEKAVKSEPAETVSSLPLVSDPTMENRNIKRKDREKKVKGSTKKSKTATNERLEDAEKLPYVHVRARRGQATDSHSLAERARREKINARMKLLQELVPGCNKFLSMRLATVNPRIDFNLDSLFTPESGSTMDGGNFPSLVTPLIWPDVQVNGYRKQFQHQWHFDTLKQPIWGREEVCNNYVTLENSLLSCDSSANSAATLHANQLKMEL, translated from the exons ATGGAGTCAAACGCAGGGACGACGGAGACCAGATCTAATGTAACGGTGCCGGATGGGGGAGAAGTTGCGGCATTCGAGTCGCTCCAATTTACCGACGAAATCCACCGTTTGATTTCGGCTCCGGGAACTGATAATGCTAGTTCCTTCACGGCTCTACTTGAACTACCGGCTACACAAGTCGTTGAGCTTCTTCACTCTCCCGAGTCGGTGAAGCTCATAGTTGCTTCGGCTCCGAACGTTGAAGATTTCAAAGGCAGCTTCCATTTTCCTTCTAATACTGGTTTGATTCAAAAAGATGCAAGGTTCTCTGTGTTTTCTGGAGAAGGTAACAACAAGAATGAGAAGAGCAACTCGCCTGAAATGACGTCGAAAAATTCAAGCGCGAATCTTGAGAAGGCGGTAAAGAGTGAGCCGGCAGAAACCGTGTCATCCCTGCCGTTGGTGTCTGATCCAACGATGGAGAACCGGAATATCAAGCGGAAAGATCGAGAAAAGAAg GTTAAAGGGTcaacaaagaaaagcaaaactgcAACAAATGAGAGATTAGAGGACGCCGAGAAACTGCCTTACGTTCATGTTAGAGCTCGCCGGGGACAAGCAACCGATAGCCATAGCTTAGCAGAGAGA GCAAGAAGAGAGAAGATTAATGCACGAATGAAGCTACTACAGGAGTTGGTACCTGGATGCAATAAG TTCTTATCAATGAGACTAGCAACAGTGAACCCAAGAATTGATTTCAACCTCGATAGTTTATTCACACCAGAA AGTGGATCTACTATGGATGGTGGTAACTTCCCCAGCTTGGTTACACCTCTGATTTGGCCTGACGTTCAAGTCAATGGATACAGAAAACAGTTTCAGCACCAGTGGCATTTTGATACACTTAAGCAGCCTATTTGGGGAAGAGAAGAAGTCTGCAATAATTACGTTACTCTGGAGAACTCACTTTTAAGTTGTGACTCCTCAGCAAATTCAG CAGCAACATTGCATGCAAATCAACTGAAAATGGAGTTATGA
- the LOC121213998 gene encoding transcription factor bHLH48 isoform X2: MESNAGTTETRSNVTVPDGGEVAAFESLQFTDEIHRLISAPGTDNASSFTALLELPATQVVELLHSPESVKLIVASAPNVEDFKGSFHFPSNTGLIQKDARFSVFSGEGNNKNEKSNSPEMTSKNSSANLEKAVKSEPAETVSSLPLVSDPTMENRNIKRKDREKKVKGSTKKSKTATNERLEDAEKLPYVHVRARRGQATDSHSLAERARREKINARMKLLQELVPGCNKISGTALVLDEIINHVQSLQRQVEFLSMRLATVNPRIDFNLDSLFTPESGSTMDGGNFPSLVTPLIWPDVQVNGYRKQFQHQWHFDTLKQPIWGREEVCNNYVTLENSLLSCDSSANSATLHANQLKMEL, from the exons ATGGAGTCAAACGCAGGGACGACGGAGACCAGATCTAATGTAACGGTGCCGGATGGGGGAGAAGTTGCGGCATTCGAGTCGCTCCAATTTACCGACGAAATCCACCGTTTGATTTCGGCTCCGGGAACTGATAATGCTAGTTCCTTCACGGCTCTACTTGAACTACCGGCTACACAAGTCGTTGAGCTTCTTCACTCTCCCGAGTCGGTGAAGCTCATAGTTGCTTCGGCTCCGAACGTTGAAGATTTCAAAGGCAGCTTCCATTTTCCTTCTAATACTGGTTTGATTCAAAAAGATGCAAGGTTCTCTGTGTTTTCTGGAGAAGGTAACAACAAGAATGAGAAGAGCAACTCGCCTGAAATGACGTCGAAAAATTCAAGCGCGAATCTTGAGAAGGCGGTAAAGAGTGAGCCGGCAGAAACCGTGTCATCCCTGCCGTTGGTGTCTGATCCAACGATGGAGAACCGGAATATCAAGCGGAAAGATCGAGAAAAGAAg GTTAAAGGGTcaacaaagaaaagcaaaactgcAACAAATGAGAGATTAGAGGACGCCGAGAAACTGCCTTACGTTCATGTTAGAGCTCGCCGGGGACAAGCAACCGATAGCCATAGCTTAGCAGAGAGA GCAAGAAGAGAGAAGATTAATGCACGAATGAAGCTACTACAGGAGTTGGTACCTGGATGCAATAAG ATTTCTGGTACAGCATTGGTTTTGGATGAAATCATCAACCATGTGCAGTCTCTACAACGTCAAGTGGAG TTCTTATCAATGAGACTAGCAACAGTGAACCCAAGAATTGATTTCAACCTCGATAGTTTATTCACACCAGAA AGTGGATCTACTATGGATGGTGGTAACTTCCCCAGCTTGGTTACACCTCTGATTTGGCCTGACGTTCAAGTCAATGGATACAGAAAACAGTTTCAGCACCAGTGGCATTTTGATACACTTAAGCAGCCTATTTGGGGAAGAGAAGAAGTCTGCAATAATTACGTTACTCTGGAGAACTCACTTTTAAGTTGTGACTCCTCAGCAAATTCAG CAACATTGCATGCAAATCAACTGAAAATGGAGTTATGA